A single genomic interval of Malania oleifera isolate guangnan ecotype guangnan chromosome 13, ASM2987363v1, whole genome shotgun sequence harbors:
- the LOC131145766 gene encoding uncharacterized protein LOC131145766 yields the protein MNPPAFLGGVNLVATENWMQEIEKTLTVLQRIDEQWVLYASYKLTDEAKRWWVATKLLEEQRPMPMDMTWSKFREIFFDRYFPATVKEAKVQEFLSLFQGSMTVQQYVVKFIEFSCFCPYIIPNEAKKARMFNRKLRRDIYRHVAVLKMQDFSELVDRVMVVEESA from the coding sequence atgaatcctccagcgttttTAGGAGGAGTTAATCTTGTAGctactgagaactggatgcaagagatcgagaaaaCACTGACAGTGCTCCAGCGCATCGATGAGCAGTGGGTTCTTTATGCCTCGTATAAGCTGACAGatgaggctaagagatggtgggtAGCTACAAAGTTGTTGGAAGAACAGAGGCCTATGCCCATGGATATGACCTGGAGCAAATTCAGggagatatttttcgatagatattttcccgcCACAGTCAAAGAGGCTAAAGTACAAGAATTTCTAAGCCTGTTCCAGGGAtcgatgacagtccagcagtacgtgGTGAAATTCATTGAGTTTTCGTGCTTCTGTCCTTATATCATTCCAAATGAAGCTAAAAAGGCTAGAATGTTCAATAGAAAATTGAGGCGAGATATATACAGGCATGTTGCAGTATTAAAGATGCAGGATTTTTCTGAGCTTGTTGATAGAGTCATGGTAGTAGAGGAGAGTGCGTAG